A single Cottoperca gobio chromosome 5, fCotGob3.1, whole genome shotgun sequence DNA region contains:
- the svbp gene encoding small vasohibin-binding protein encodes MEPACRKDKPKLNSTPTRGDRAKQKSAQQELKQRQRAEIYALNKVMTELEQQQFEAFCKQMQSQGE; translated from the exons ATGGAGCCTGCCTGCCGTAAAGACAAGCCAAAGCTGAACTCCACCCCGACCAGAGGAGACCGAGCCAAGCAGAAGTCTGCACAGCAAGAGCTAAAACAGCGACAGAGAGCAGAG attTATGCCTTGAACAAGGTGATGACCGAGTTGGAACAGCAGCAGTTTGAGGCCTTTTGTAAACAGATGCAGTCACAAGGAGAATGA